A region of the Betaproteobacteria bacterium genome:
GCGATGCCGAACAGCAGGGCGGGAACGAGCGTCGGCTGGCGCGTCCATTCATCGCCGATTACGCCGACAAACAGAAACGCGAACACGATGCCGATGGCGTAGTGCGCCACCCAGCCGATGCCGCTTTCGCCGCGCACGGGAGTGGCACCGGCGATCGGCCCGCGCATCGGTCGGACCTGCATGAGGTGCCCGATCCACCGGCCGAGCAGCGCCATGTCGAGCGTTGGCACCTTGAGTCGTTTCAACAGCAGTATCCAAAGGTCCAGCAGGATGGTGGCCAGCGTTCCCACGAGAATCACACGAGTCATGAATTGCAATGTCAGTTCCACGATGCCTCCTTCAAGTTG
Encoded here:
- a CDS encoding DUF2938 family protein — its product is MTRVILVGTLATILLDLWILLLKRLKVPTLDMALLGRWIGHLMQVRPMRGPIAGATPVRGESGIGWVAHYAIGIVFAFLFVGVIGDEWTRQPTLVPALLFGIATVAAPLFILQPAMGAGIASSRTRTPLRNVAKSVVNHAVFGGGIFAAAIFIQPIV